AACACGGCAACATTCGTTGGAGATTTTGTTTGATTCAAAGAGCTAAATAATTGCCCAATTGGACCAGTAGGATGAAAATAAGTTAAAGGTTCACTGCGCCGTTTTGGGTCGAGACTTTGTTTCCCATGCAGGATTGTTCCATGCAGAAGACTATGATAACTGCCACGCCTATCATCTAAAACCCGATAAACGCCAAAAAAGCTGCGCTCGGTATCGAGAATACCACCGATAGTTCCTATCGAGAACTGACTAATTAAAACAATCAAAAATAAGCCTAAACCAAACCGAATTGGATGTAGCTCAAAGGCGTAAAAAATGCTGGCTAGAATGCTAAAACAGATAAAGTCTCCTATCAGGTTATTCGTATAATTCTTGCCATTAAAACCAACCAGTAAAGTGCCGATTAAAAGACCTAAGCTGATGGGAAAAGTTAAACGTCGCTGTAGGTTAGATAGGGGATTATCTGCCTCCTTGGACGTTTGCATGAGGAGGAGACAAATTACCATCATTAGAGGATACTCCAGGACAGATTGAAATAAAAGCGGAGCTGCGATCGCATTAAATAATCCGCCGAGGACACCGCCGACAGAAATCAACAAATAAAAATTAGTTAGATACTGTGTACTGGGACGACATCGAGCCAATTCTCCATGAAAAACACAAGCCGCTACAAAAAAACCCGCCAAATGTAAGGGGAATAATATCCATATTGGCTGCATCACCTGAATCAAAAATAAAATTATTAGTACAGCCAACCATAAAGGTAAAATCGCAACTAAAGCTTTATGCGGCAAAGGTGGTTTACGGGCAAAAGTTAAAATAAATGTTAATAGATAAATCGCTAAGGGAATTGCCCACAAAAGTGGAATTGCTGCAATGTCTGTCGTTAGATAAGTGGTAACTCCTAGAAGTAAACTAGAGGGTAAAAATGATAGTAATACCCATTTTGCTTGCTGTCGAATCGTGGGAGTTTCTTCTGTAAGCGCGGATTTATTGCCTACATTGGTGTCCCCAGCAGCATTTTGAATAAACCCAGCTTTACCCGCTTGTAGACTGTTGAAATTTTCAGGCGATCGCCATACGCATACTGCACATCCTAAAGTTAGCAAAACCAATAATCCGTAACCGATTGTCCATAACCAACTTTGGTGTGTCAGCGAAAAATTTGGTTCAATTAAGATGGGGTAGCTGAGAACTCCTAACATACTGCCTAGGTTACTCGCAGTATAGAGGAAATAAGGATCGGAACTCGCTGGGTGTCCTGTGTCAGCAAACCACTTTTGCACTAAAGGCGCACTGGTAGCAACCATGAAAAAGGGAAATCCGACACAGAAAAGCAGCAAAACTAACAGCCACGGGATAGGATTGGCATCATGAGGAGGAATCCAATTCTGCGCGGGAGTAATGGGTAAGAATGCTATTGGCAATAGCAGAAAAATACTGTGAATAACGGCTTGGCGGCGAACCCTAAACCAACTCGTTGTGATGTGAGAATAGCCATAACCTAGTAATAAAATCGCCTGGAAAAAGAATAAGCAAGTGTTCCATACTGATGGAGATCCGCCTAATAAAGGCAGAATCATCTTAGCAACCATCAATTGTACCCAGAAAAGGAGGAAAGCACTAACAAAAAGGGTAAACGAGAAAAGAATAATCAAAAGCGATGCTCCTTTGGTAGATAGCTGAGACTTAATTAATTATATTTCCAATCTTCTGCAATTAAATTCAGTTTTTGTCGCTAATCAATAAAAATGCCTGGTTTTCTTTTTAGTAATTCCTTCAATTTTAACCGAGCTTTTTTAATAGGTACTGATGTCGGATTTAGCTTCCATTTTGCATGATTTACCACTTTCCTCAAAGGTTAAATCAGCCAGTTCTTTGTGATTTTGTACCAGCTCGTAACTGATGCAGACATCCTCTTGGCACGTCGGTTCAACTAGCGATCGCGCTCTATCCCTTCATCCCTCACTTCATGCATCTCTTAAGCCTTCTAGGAAGCCACGTTGAGCGTGCGATCTCATATTCTCCTCGCTCAACTCCATCAAGCATACCAATTCATGCCCTTTGTAATATTCCGGATTCCGTTCTAAAAAGTAGCGTACATCCGGTTTATGCTGAAATCCTTCTTTAATCTCTGCCCAGCTTCCTCGCAAATGCCCCAGCGACGCGGGAAAGCGAATTAACCCACTCGCAGGATCGTAGTCATCTCCAAATTTTGTCTGAGCCAGGTAATCCATCAACGCCTGATAATTTGCTGGCGTTGGATATCGCCAAGTCGGATAAAAACGTTGGGCAAATACCGACAAGTAACGATACGTCCGGTATCCCTTAACAATTAAAAACCAATATAAAGGTTGCTCCATTGCTTCACCTTTAATTTTCCCAGCCAGACGACACCACGCCAATGGCAGAGTTTGTTCTCCCCAATATTGATGATGGATAATCGTATCGCCGGAGAAAATAGCGCGTTGCGGCTTTCCCCCAAATTCAAATGAAAGAATTGCTAGGGTGGAGAAACCCTGAAGTTTTTCCTCTCCATTCCACAGCAGGATTACATAATTTTTGTTACTCAAATCCTGTTGAAAAATTTCCCAACTGCTGCCATCGTAATACTGGGTATATAAGTCATACATCAACCGGATTAGGTACTCTTGAATTTTTGTTTTAGGGACGACTTCAGCTTTTAAACGGTTCATAGAGAGAGAAATGGGCCAATACAAACTGCTACATAGTCAGTCCATCATAACAGTCCAATTTCTGAGTAGGGTCTAAAAAGGCTTGCTACCATGTAACGGCTTTCTAAAGCTGTCAGAACAGGATTTAGCTAAATTGAGTCAAGTAAATTTCAATCAAAAACATCCAATTCTAGATTTTAAAGTTAGCGATCGCTGTCTGCTCAAGCCGGGTTTCAATTTTTACTGCGATCGCTCATCGTCGGGGGTAGAGATTGAAGGAGGCAACAAATACCAAAAGACAGCTAAATTCACCAGAAAAACCGCTAGCTTTAGTGGCGATATTCTGTGGAATAGCTCAAAAATTTCTGGTGGGATGCTAATCCCTACCAGTACCAAAACTAATATTTTTGCCCAACCCTTTTGATACCACAGACCGATTCCCTCAATTGCCGTTAAAATCGCATAGAGTCCAACAGCTATGCTGGTAAACTGCAAAGTTTTAGGGTTTAAATTCAAAATTTTATCCAAAGTCCATTTAATAATGTCTAATTTACCTTCTAAAGCACAAGATTCTGAAAAATCAACCAAAAGCTGATGTTCTTTGACTGTTAATCCTAAAGCGATCGCAATCACCATAAGCAGTAAAGCACTGAAGATTTTGTAAATAACGATTGCCACTAAACCCAGTGGGCGCTTAGTAATATTTTTCACATGAATTACCCGTGATTTTGGTGAATGAGTCAGTCGCTTCAGGGACGCCCGAACAATTAGGCACTCGCTTACGTTGGATCGTATGCGGGCGTGTGGGGGAAAGCTGCTCCTTTGAGAGGTATTCCTAAAAGTAGATATCCCCTCTCCAGCCCTAAGAATTTTCATTAGAGTGCAACATCAACGTCATAAGCACGTCACATGAGATGTCTAGATTAAGAGATGTAGAGATGTTAAACAAAGCATCTATACGGGCAAATTTACATAGCGTTTTCACGCGGACGCACCTGGTGAACCAGCGGATAACAGAACTGCCTTCACCAGAGCCAAGCGTACAGAATTTTAACTTCCTTGTCGCAGGTGTCAACAATGAAAAGCAAACAGCAAGATAGCGATTATAATTCCAGGCAACCCAACCAGAAAGGATTTGACGCTTCGGCACCCAAACCCTGGCAAAAGGCAGCCACCTATCTATCGCTGGTGCTGCTGGGAGCTGGTGTCACCTTATCAGGCAGCTATCTGGGGTCAAATACCCTGATGTCCTCCAAGGAGTCTACTTCTAAAGTGTCTCTAACCCCAGGAGTTGCGGTTGCTCAGGCACAACTACCGCCTAGCACAGACACTAACTTTGTTACAGAAGTTGTGGAAAGAGTGGGACCAGCTGTGGTGCGGATTAATTCTTCCCGCACGGTGACACAACAAGTCCCTGACGCCTTTAATGACCCGTTCTTCCGCCGCTTCTTTGGCGCTGAGTTGCCGACTGGTCCGCAAGAGCGAGTCGAACGAGGTACGGGATCGGGCTTTATTATTAATAAGGATGGTCAAATTCTCACCAATGCTCATGTGGTCGCTGGTGCCGACACTGTAAACGTCATTCTCAAAGATGGGCGCACCTTTACAGGTAAGGTGATGGGTACAGACCCGGTAACAGATGTCGCCATCGTTAAGATTCAGGCGGATAATCTCCCGACGGTTCAGATAGGCGATTCAGATGGGCTGAGACCTGGAGAATGGGCGATCGCAATCGGCAACCCCTTGGGTCTAGATAATACCGTCACAACAGGGATTATTAGTGCCACCGGACGCTCTAGCTCTCAAGTCGGCGTTCCCGATAAGCGGGTAAACTTTATCCAAACAGATGCTGCGATTAATCCGGGTAACTCAGGTGGGCCACTACTGAACGCCAAAGGTGAAGTGGTTGGGATGAATACAGCGATTATCCGGGGTGCCCAAGGATTAGGCTTTGCGATTCCCATCAATACTGCTCAACGTATTGGCAATCAGCTAGCGACGACTGGCAATGTGCAACATCCTTATCTGGGCATCCAGATGGTGAAACTCACGCCTGAAGTCAAACAGCAAATCAATGAAGATTCCAACAGTCGCGTGAATATCGATGCGGATCGCGGCATCCTTGTCGTCAGAGTCATGCGAAACTCCCCCGCTGCTAATGCAGGGTTACGCACGGGAGATGTTATCCAAAAAATCAACGGTCAATCGGTCACAGACACAGACACAATACAACAGCAAGTAGAAAAGAGCCAGGTGGGCAGTAGTTTACAGATGGAGGTGCTTCGGAATGGACAAACGATTAACCTACCTGTAACCACTGCGGCTCTCCCGGTTCAGAGCGAGTAGTCTGTTAATAGCTTTCTTAATCAGTCAGTAAGACAAGGTTTCTGAGGATGGGTATTTTACCCATCCTTTTTGTATCTTGTATGTATTATCAGATTCCGTAAGAGCATGGTACAAACACCCCCCTAGGTCGGGAATGGGAGATTAATAAATCCACTATCTTTAAAGTCTCCTCAACTCAGAAAATTATCCAACCCTAAGCGCTACCTGCTAGCACGGTGACTGAGGAGTCGATGAAGCAGAAAATGAACGCTCAAAAAGCGGTAGATGAGGCAAACTAGAGAGGCTGGGTGCTTTCAGGATGAGAGATGGTGACAATTGTTGTGGTTTTCAATGTGCTGCTCTCGCTGATGCTGTTGTATGTTGCCTGGAAAATCCGAAAACTGCGATCGCGTCTGGCAAAAATTACAAAGATTGTACTCGCAGCCGAACGGAATACTTATAACGTGCTACGGGGTGCCCCCAAGATTCTTTCTAAAGGTCAGCTTGGGGCTAATTTGCTCACAGAGCGATATCAGCAACTCGATCCTCAACTACAACGGGTGCAAAAAATTTTGGCACTATTCGGTTTAGGACAAAAACTCTGGCTGCGGAATAAGCCAAAGTCAATAGGAATAACGCAGCGCTTCTGGCGCAGAAGTTGAAACTACCCAAACCCCTGCTGTTAAGATAAGGGCGATTTTCTTTTTCCAAAGGTACTCGTATTGCTGCCTGTACCGACGACGGATTAAGGAAAACTGCCTAAAATTGGAATTAAGACATAGAGATTAGAAAATGTCAAACAACCGTGCTGGATCATTTATTGGTGGTCTGCTGCTGGGCAGCGCTCTTGGAACCATTACCGGATTATTGGTTGCCCCTCGTACAGGTCGAGACACGCGGCGGCTGTTAAAAAAATCTGCCGATGCTCTACCAGAATTAGCTGAAGACCTATCGACCAGCGTGCAACTGCAAGCTGACCGCCTCTCAGAATCAGCACTGCGAAACTGGGATGAAACGCTTTTGAGATTAAAACAGGCGATCGCTGCTGGAGTTGAAGCATCTGCACGCGAACAAGAAGCACTCAAACAAATCACGGATGAAGAAGCCCAGGCTGATGCACGCCCCCTTGTAACCACAGACGATAGGCGATCGCAAGAGTGACTGAACCCTTATTTTGGTTAGGATTTTCGGTTTTACTGGTGGCGGTTAGCTTAGCTGCCGTCTTAGTATCGCTGCTGCCAGCGGTACAGGAATTAGCGCGGGCGGCTCGCAGCGTGGAAAAGTTAGCAGATACGCTGAACCGAGAAATGCCCCCCACACTAGAATCAATTCGCCTGACGGGTTTGGAAATTAGTGACTTGACCGATGATGTCAATGAAGGCGTCAAGAGCGCCAGTCAAGTCGTTAAACAAGTCGATCAAAGCATTAGCGGTGCTAAGAAGCAGGCTCAAAACGTGCAAGTTGGCACCCGCAGCGTCTTTGCAGGTGTCAAGGCAGCTTGGAAAACCTTCAAGCGTCCCACCGGAGGGCGCAGGTCAATCGATCGTTTGCCACCAGGGCAAAGAAATGGTTTTGAGCCTCGTGGATACGGTGATTCTTATCAAGACACTGAAAATACCTCTACTTCTCATAAAAATTATGAGGAGTGGGAGCCGTCAGACTCAGAAGATTATTAATACAGATGCCGTTGAGAATACCAGCTATGAGAAAGAATCAGGGAAACTCAGAACCGACCGATTCTGCAACTGACTTGCTACTAGAGGATCGTTCATCAAACCGCAGACGAAACACTCAATACAACGGTGTTTTTGCCCTGATTTTGATCAACCTAGTTATCTTTATTGCTGACCATATTCTCAGCCTTAATCTTCAAGGTTTATATCTTAATCATGCCAACCCAGCCTTGTATCAGTTCTTCACGGCGATGTTTTGTCACGCCAGCTGGGCGCACTTGTCGGGAAATCTATTTTTTCTTTATATCTTTGGTCGCCTAGTTGAGGAAGAGGAAGGAACCTTCGGGGTTATCGCTTCCTACATCATCTGCGGACTGGGCGCTAGTCTGATGAGTTGGCTTTTCCAGCATGGGCCAATCTATTCTTTGGGGGCTTCAGGAGCCGTCTTTGGCTTATTCGCCGTCAGCGTGTTGATTAAGTTGAGCTGGAATTGGCGCAAAGTCTTAGAAGTGCTGATTCTGGGTCAGTTTGTGATTGAGCGAGTGTTCTTTGAATTTCAACAAACTGGGATTCAAGACGGGGTAGACCATTTTGCTCACATAGGAGGCGCTGTTGTAGGAGTAGCGCTGATTATGGGTTTGATGCGGCTTGACCCCACCCGGTTTCGGAAAACTTAGTTAGTGCTGTAGACATCGCACAGAGCAGCACAAGAGTCAGGGGTGATTCTATGCCATACCAAAGCTGGCATTGGAGTCACCCCTCTTTTACATCTTCCCTCTCCCCATTCTCCTCTCCCCCAGTCCTGAGTCCTCAGCCCTCTCCCCTCAGTCGTCAATCCTCAGTCCTCCTGAATGGATGCCCCTAGAGACTCCTTGTATTAAAATATGGTAAACAAGTGTAAAGAAATATTAGTTTACCTAACCCATTCGCTTTTAAAGAAACCGAACTGCCAATGAAGCATCTTTCTAAACAACGAATTGTGGCATCCCTCGTCGCATTTTTCCTGGCTTTGTCCATTTGGGCGATCGCTCCCGGTGCTCACGCCTATAACAATCCCGACTTACTGCCGGAGACTCCTACCCCAATCATTGACTTAGCCAAAGCCTTGACAAATATTCAGGAAGAGGCATTGGTCAAAAACATAGAGAGTTTTGAAGCAGAAACGGGTTGGAAGCTGCGGGTATTAACTCAATACGACCGCACCCCCGGTCTTGCCTTGAAAGATTATTGGAGCTTGGATAATAAAAGCGTGTTAGTGGTTGCCGACCAACGCGGCGGCAATATTCTCAACTTTAATGTAGGCGATGACGCTTATAAACTCATGCCCCGTACCTTTTGGATTGAGTTGCAAACGCGCTTCGGAAATCTGTACTTCGTGCGCGAAAATGGCGAAGACCAAGCCATCATTCAATCATTAGAAACCATTCAAACCTGTCTGCGTCAGAGCGGTTGCCGGGTTGTACCCGGACTGCCCAAAGAACAGTGGATTCTCACCCTAATTACCTCCATTGTGGGCGGAATTATCTGTGGCTTTGCCGCTGTACCCCGCAAAGAAGGACAAATTTTTGCATGGCAGTGGGCTTTAATATTCTCTCCCTTGTGGGGAATTTTATTTATTGCTTTTGGTCTCGGTCCCGTTGTCACTCGTACCTCGGAGTGGTTGCCCGTGTTTCGCAACTTCGCCGGTTTTTTGATCGGTGCTTTAGTTGCTTACCTGTCACCGATGATCATCCAGTCTTCTGCTCCGGAAACTTGAAAAAATCCGTCAGTAGCTAGAGCATTTCCAGGCTTTGTCTGAGAATCAGGGCAAGAGGCAAGAGGTATCCCCTCGCACCTCTAGCCTCAAACCTCTAGCCTGGAAAAAGCGGAGATTGCAATCCTATTTAATTTGTCAGGTATTTTTTACAAACTGCAAACATACCTGCATAAAAGAAGCAGAAAATTTTATTAAATCTTTTTCTCTTATTTCTCTTATTTTTTTCTTTAGTGGTTTAATAACACTCTTTTTATTTTCACAAATCATTTCGGACTTCTAGCTGGTAAGCTGATAGCTAAAAGCTGAAAGCGAATCGCTATGGAATGGCACGTAACGGATGCCCAAAGTTTGGCAATCATTGACCGAGAAATTGGCGACCACATCTTCTCACCAGCGGAATTTGAGATTGTGCGTCGAGTCATTTACGCAACCGCTGACTTTGAATATCGGTCTTTAATTCGCTTTTCTGAGAGGGCACTCCAAGCTGGCGCAGCTGCTTTGGCAGCTCGTAGCACCATTGTGGTAGATGTACCAATGGTGCAAGTCGGGATTAGCCCCACGATCCAAAATACTTTTGCGAATCCGGTGTATTGCAGTATGGAAGCCCTGACGCGACCCCAAAAAGATAAAAGCCGCGCTGCTTGGGGAATTGAAACCCTCGCCAGACGCTATCCAGAAGGAATCTTTGTTGTAGGTCAAGCTCAGACGGCTCTCATTGCCCTAGTCGAGCTAATTGAGGCAGAAGAAATTCGACCGGCATTGGTGATTGGCACGCCTTCGGGATTTGTGGATGTGGATGTCGCCAAAGAACGACTGAACGATTCCCTAGTTTCTCACATCCGAATTGATGGACGTAAGGGTAGTGCGGTGGTGGCATCGGCGATTGTCAATGGTTTAGTGGACTTGGCATGGCAAGCTTATGGACAGGATACGAATGGTGTCGGCTAAGGCAGGGAGGCGGGAAGTTAACCATTAGCCATTAGCCGGTTCTCAAGTCAAGGACGACGCGATCGCCTACGCTTAGGAGTACGGTCTTCAGGATAGGAAACATCGTCAGTGTCTCCTAACTGACGGCTGACATCCTCAAAAAAGTCCCGCCGCAGATAAGGATAGTCACTCACCCAGAGATTCTGACTGGGAATATAAATGTCTGTCACCTTGGCAATCCGACCCAGGTCTTTCTGATTGGACAGCACGACCATCTCAGCAACTTGACCGGGTTTAACTGCTTTATGGATGCGGCGCAGGGGTACTTGCATCTGGGTTGTAAATCCGGTTTCATCCCCAACTTCGATGTTCAACCGACGCTCTCGGTTTTCAACAATTACCAGCTGTCCGCGATTGTTGACGGTTTGCTCTTCGCCAATCAACTCTTCAGAAACAAAGATATCCACGACTTCACCCCGCCAGAATCCACTGTAGGCGTAGCGGCGATAAGAAGCATTCCGCAGACTCGCCCAATAAACGGGTGCCCACAACCAGTAAAGACCCGTAATAATTCCCAGAAAAAAGGTGATCGCGCTCAAATCCTCGCCCAGCAAAAACTTGCCGACGAGTAAAACTACCACCACAGCTACTACAGAAATTAGCAATCGCTTTAAAAAGTCTGGGAATTTGCCCCAGCAGTACGCATACTGCGGACCAGTGGCAATCTGGGGAATCAAGTCTTCAAATTTCTTGCGCGTTAATGGGACTAACATATTGTTCAAAAGCGAATTGCTAATTGAAGGACAGCTAATGATTTAAGAGCAATCCTTCGCTCCTTCGATTCGGGATTAGCCATTTATAGTATCTTTTCTAACCCATAGACTAGGGATTTGAGCTGGAGAACTTTGCGGATGGCGAGAAGAACACCAGGCATATAGCAAGACCTATCTGAAGTATCGTGGCGCAGGGTATAAATTTGACCCGGTGCCCCAAACATTACTTCTTGGTGAGCGATAAGACCGGGTAAGCGAACGCTATGGATGCGAATCCCCTCATCGGCTTGGCTACCTCTGGCACCAGGTAGTTTTTCGGTTTCTTTCACGGTCGGTGGATTGTAGGTTTTACCCAGTTCGCCTAACATCTGGGCAGTTTGAAGGGCGGTACCGCTAGGGGCGTCGGCTTTCTGGTTGTGGTGTAACTCGATAATTTCCACATGGTCAAAGTATTGGGACGCCTGGACAGCTGCCTGCTGTAGTAACACCATGCCAATGGAAAAGTTAGGGATAATCAGGGCACCCGTGCTGGCTTTGTCGGCAAATTCAGCAAGCTCTTGGATTTGCTGTGGGCTAAGTCCGGTTGTGCCAACGACAGGCCGGATGCCGTAAGCGATCGCAGTCCGCACATTTTCATAAACTGAGTCAGGATGAGTAAAATCCACCATGACGCCCTGTTGTTTTTCCTGGGTTGCTAGCACCAGCATCCCTTGTAAGTCACTGACAATGGGAACTTCCAGGGGTTCGCAACCCGCCACTTCTCCAACGTCTTGACCCTGGTATTCCAAAGTGCGATCGATTGCCCCCAGCAAAGTCATATCATCTGCTTGAGCAACGGCTTTGACGACTTCGCGACCCATTTTTCCAGCCGCACCGTTGACGACAACGGGAATCGGATACTGTTGATTTACCATGATTTAAGAATACCCTTCTCGACAAGCGCATTCTAGACCAAGAAGGGCTTCCCACGATAACTGAATTGCGCGATCGCTCACAGAATATCTTCTTTGTAATTTCTCTTTCTGTCTCAAACACTGCTCGCTAGAACGACTAGGGATATAGCAGCGGCTTTCTCTAGCTTTAAGTCACAAAACTTATTGAGAGTAATTTTCAATAAGTTATACTCCAAGGTAGAACATCTTTCTGTTCAAAAGCTTCAAATTTAGTTTATTCAGCGGTTATAAAACAATGCCATTCCCTAACAAGTTGCCTACCTACCATCTAAGAAATTTGGGCAGTAAAGCCGATGCCCCGACTGAAAAAATAGAGAACAAACAAGATAAGACTGACGCTGTCTCTCTCGACTCGCCACTCTTGTTTAACCTCGACAGAAACGGGTCAGCAGAGCCTTCCACGGTTGAAAATCAAAACTTCCCAGTTACGGAGCGTTGCGTCCCAATTTATTTTGAAGATGAAGACCCGGAACGCACGCCAGAACGATGGTGGAAGAGACGGCAATGCCAAGGATTGACCGGATTTTCTTAAATAAGTTTTAGGCGGAGTAGGGGTGTACATCTGCTGTAGAGTACACCCCTGGCAAACACTACCAGCCCCAAGTTCCTGGCTCACCCTTGAATGGGCCAACTATATCGCTAGTGATCCAGCCGCCGTAGAAACCTCCAGGTTGCGGCTGCACTTGTTCTCCATCGACCGAACAAACATCCATTATCTGGGGATAGAAAGCGAGATAGTCCTTGATACTGGCGAAGCTTGGTGTGGGATTGGGATAACCCCAAGCAGCATTCGGTGCCTGCTTGTCACCAACAACGACTGTGTAGTAGAAAGCGCCTCCCTTCCATTCGCAAAACGATTCCTGAATGGTTCGCACCAGGTATTCCATTTTGATATCTAGGGGAGGAATGTAGTAGACAGGTGGGTGACTGGTTTCCAGTACGCGCTTTGCCCGCTGAGTATCGACAATTGTGACGCCGTTGAAGACAATCTGGATGTGCTTGGATGATTCCTCAAGACGCGGAGGACGAGGGTAATCCCATACTGACTCTTGACCGGGGCCGGGTGCAATGCGATCGCGTTTCATGCTGGCTTCTTCTGTTGTAAAATCACACTCGCTATTTTAGATGTGCCGCGCTGTCGCTTCGCGGATTGTTGTAGCTAGCGGTAAGAAACGCGAGAAGCCGTGTATAGGAGCATACAAAAAGAGCGATCGCTCCACGAGAAATTTTTGCTGAATCTGACTTCTAGTACAGGCACCAGACAAGCTGTGCAAGGAATAATAAAGTTGAGGGAGCCATTCTCAGGGTGCTTACTTTGACAGGAAATAGCAGATGAAAGCAGTGGATATACCAATACAGTTCGGGTTAAATACCCAAAAAAACCAAATCCTAGAGGACATATCCCGAAACAAAATACGATCTGCTTAACCGGATGGGGAAATCCCGCAACCCACGGGAAAACCTTGCTATGAGCGATTTTCCCTCCTTTAAAAAAAGGCAAAGGAGAAATTTTTCCCTTAAAAACCTCTGATTGGGGCATTAAATTTGCCTTGAAAAAATTAACCGAACTGTAGTGGGTGGATGTGTTTGAATCCTTAACCCTGAGTATTAGTGTTTTTTTAATCGCCGCTGCGGTCATTGCCGTTGTGGGAACGATGATGGCAAGCACAGCAGATCGCTTAGCGGATGAAACGGGTCTTGGGGAAGCACTGATGGGTGCCTTATTTCTCGGTGGTAGTACCTCTTTAGCCGGGATTGTTACCTCTGTCACCGCCGCTGCTGGAGGTCACGCCGAACTTGCCATCAGTAGTGCTTTGGGAGGGATTGCCGCCCAAACAGCATTTCTCAGTATTGCCGATCTTGCCTATGGGAAAGCCAACCTGACACACGCAGCTGCCTCCATGCCAAATCTGATGCAGGCAACACTCCTGGTCGCGTTATTGGCAATTCCTCTGATGGCAATGTCTGGGCCAGATATCAGTATTTTTGGGATTCATCCCGCCTCGTTCCTCATCCCAGCTGCTTATATCTTCGGCTTGCGTTTGGCGGCTGAGGCTCAAACTACACCCATGTGGTGGCCTCGGCGTACTGCGGAAACGCAAGTTGACGAACCAGATGCAGAGAAGTCCGATGGTACCAGATTGACCGTGTTGTGGTTAAGGTTCGCTTTGCTGGCGGCGCTGCTTGCTGGTGCCGGTTATTTTGTGGCAGAAGCTGGAATCTCCATCTCTATGCACAGCGGGCTTTCCGAAACGATGGTAGGAGGGATTTTTACCGCTTTTTCAACTGCCCTACCGGAACTGGTAACAACCATCGCGGCGGTGCGACGAGGGGCGCTGACACTTGCGGTTAGTGGCGT
This DNA window, taken from Coleofasciculus sp. FACHB-1120, encodes the following:
- a CDS encoding precorrin-8X methylmutase; its protein translation is MEWHVTDAQSLAIIDREIGDHIFSPAEFEIVRRVIYATADFEYRSLIRFSERALQAGAAALAARSTIVVDVPMVQVGISPTIQNTFANPVYCSMEALTRPQKDKSRAAWGIETLARRYPEGIFVVGQAQTALIALVELIEAEEIRPALVIGTPSGFVDVDVAKERLNDSLVSHIRIDGRKGSAVVASAIVNGLVDLAWQAYGQDTNGVG
- a CDS encoding phosphate ABC transporter permease → MLVPLTRKKFEDLIPQIATGPQYAYCWGKFPDFLKRLLISVVAVVVVLLVGKFLLGEDLSAITFFLGIITGLYWLWAPVYWASLRNASYRRYAYSGFWRGEVVDIFVSEELIGEEQTVNNRGQLVIVENRERRLNIEVGDETGFTTQMQVPLRRIHKAVKPGQVAEMVVLSNQKDLGRIAKVTDIYIPSQNLWVSDYPYLRRDFFEDVSRQLGDTDDVSYPEDRTPKRRRSRRP
- the dapB gene encoding 4-hydroxy-tetrahydrodipicolinate reductase, producing the protein MVNQQYPIPVVVNGAAGKMGREVVKAVAQADDMTLLGAIDRTLEYQGQDVGEVAGCEPLEVPIVSDLQGMLVLATQEKQQGVMVDFTHPDSVYENVRTAIAYGIRPVVGTTGLSPQQIQELAEFADKASTGALIIPNFSIGMVLLQQAAVQASQYFDHVEIIELHHNQKADAPSGTALQTAQMLGELGKTYNPPTVKETEKLPGARGSQADEGIRIHSVRLPGLIAHQEVMFGAPGQIYTLRHDTSDRSCYMPGVLLAIRKVLQLKSLVYGLEKIL
- a CDS encoding DUF427 domain-containing protein, which gives rise to MKRDRIAPGPGQESVWDYPRPPRLEESSKHIQIVFNGVTIVDTQRAKRVLETSHPPVYYIPPLDIKMEYLVRTIQESFCEWKGGAFYYTVVVGDKQAPNAAWGYPNPTPSFASIKDYLAFYPQIMDVCSVDGEQVQPQPGGFYGGWITSDIVGPFKGEPGTWGW
- a CDS encoding sodium:calcium antiporter: MFESLTLSISVFLIAAAVIAVVGTMMASTADRLADETGLGEALMGALFLGGSTSLAGIVTSVTAAAGGHAELAISSALGGIAAQTAFLSIADLAYGKANLTHAAASMPNLMQATLLVALLAIPLMAMSGPDISIFGIHPASFLIPAAYIFGLRLAAEAQTTPMWWPRRTAETQVDEPDAEKSDGTRLTVLWLRFALLAALLAGAGYFVAEAGISISMHSGLSETMVGGIFTAFSTALPELVTTIAAVRRGALTLAVSGVIGGNSFDVMLVAFSDFAYRQGSIYHALAQPQIFAIALTILMTVILVLGLLRRETHGIGNISFESFLILLLYLSGFSLLFFGG